The sequence below is a genomic window from Flavobacterium sediminilitoris.
AGCTCCAAAATCGCGCAGCCCTTCAATACGCACTTTAGCAATATATGATGCAGCGCCTAATACTTCATAATATTTTAGTCCGTGATAACCTGCAGAAGGTTCTGTAAATTCAGGAAATTTACCATTACTCCAATCAAATTTACCAGCATCAATAATAACTCCTCCTAATGAAGTTCCATTACCTGTTATATATTTTGTTAAAGAATGAATTACGATATCAGCACCGTGAGCAATTGGATTTAACAAATATGGAGTAGCAACTGTATTATCTACTATAAAAGGAATTTTATTTGATTTTGCGACAGTTGAAATTGCTTTTAAATCTAGTACATCTAATTTTGGATTACCTAAACTTTCTGCAAAAATCACCCTTGTATTTTCTTTGATTGCATTATCAAAATTTTCTGCTTTTGATGGATCAACAAACGTGGTTGTAATTCCAAGTCTAGGAAGTGTTACGCTTAATAAATTATATGTTCCTCCATATAAACTACTTGATGCTACAATATGATCACCTGCTTTAAGCAATACTAATAAAGCTGTAGAAATTGCTGCTGTTCCAGAAGCTGTAACAACTGCACCTAAACCTCCTTCTAACTGCGCTAATCTTTGCTCTAAGACATCATTTGTAGGATTATTTAATCTTGTATAGATATAACCTGCTTCTGTAAGTCCGAAAAGATTAGCTGCATGATCTGAATTATTAAACACATAAGAAGTTGTTTGATAAATTGGCACTGCTCTAGTTCCAGCATTTGTTGAAACATCGTGTCCGGCATGAAGTGCGTTTGTTGAAAATTTTTGTGTACTCATTTTTTTATTTTTTTATTTATTATTATTTTGTGATTTGCGTCCCAAATAAAAAGTCCTTTGGGCAATTTTACCAAAAGGACTTTTTAAATATGGAACATAATTAAAATTAAGTCTTTCGCTTTTGGCAACAGGAAACCATAGTGCACATGCACATCATATTATAAAACATATCCATATTCTTTATTTTCATATTTGTTAATTATTATTAATAAAAATTTATTTTTACTTTTCAAGTACAAAAAAGCCTCCATTTAAAACAGAGGCTTTTGTACTTTTAAATTTAAAAACTATACAATACATTGCCTCTGCGAATTTCTCCACATTATCATCAACATATTACACATTTTAAAACTCATCTTTATCCTTTAAATTATCTCTGCAAAAATAGATTGTTTTTCTAATATAAAAAAATAAATAGATTATTTTTCTAAATTTTGTTATATTAAATAATTTTAAATGAAAAAAAATCTAAAATAATAATGATAAACAATTTTTAATTCTAACAGATTAACATTCTTTAAATTATCTTAACGAACACCCTTATACTAAACACTATAACCAAGAAAGCAACCAATATTAACGCTGCTTTTTTAGGCAATTTCCCTGCTAATCTTGCTGCAATAGGAGCTGCAACAATTCCTCCGAGAATTAGTCCTAAAATAATATACCAATGACTAACTCCCAATGATGTAAAAAATACAATTGAAGCAGACATTGTTACAAAAAATTCAGCTAAACTAACTGTTCCAATGACATATTTTGACTTTCTCCCTTTTGCTAATAATGTAGATGTCACAATAGGTCCCCAACCTCCTCCACCGAAAGCATCCATAAAACCACCTGAAAATCCTAAAAATCCTAAAAATTTTATTTTTTTCTTCAATTGAATTTTTTTAAAAGCCAAGACTAATAATCGAATTCCAATAATAAAAGTATAAGATGAAAGAACTACATAAGCTATTTGTTCGTATTCATTTCCTAAATATATAAGCAAATACGCTCCTAGAACAGCTCCTAAAACTCCAAAAATAGCTAACCAAACAAGCATTTTCTTATTTACATTACCGAATTTATAATGTGAATATCCACTTATTGCACTGGAAAACATTTCCGCTGTGTGAATACTACCACTTATTGCTGGCAATTTAACCCCAAGAAGCATCATACTCGTTGCACAAGTTACACCATAACCTAATCCAACAGCTCCATCTATTAATTGGGCAATAAAACCTATTAAAAGCATATAATAAAACTCATTTGGGATATAATTTAATCCTTCTTTAAAAGACGAAAAAGACACATATGTAGACAATCCGAAACCAACAAAAAACATAAGAAAAGACAGTGCTAATGTGAACACTAATCTTTTGTATTTTTTCTGACCACCTTCTTTTTTAACACTTTCAAATCCTTGTGTTAATTTATTCAAATCGTTTAACTTTTCTTGAAAACTCCCTTTATGATTTGCTCTAAACTTATTTAAACTTTCCACACTATTTTCAATATCATCAGGAATTATTTCTGTAAAATATTCTCTCATTCTACGAGCTAGAACTGGTGACTTTCCATTAGTTGAAATTGCTATCTTAACACTTCCTTTATTCACAATTGAACCTAAATAAAAATCACACAAAGCAGGTTGATCAGCTGCATTAACTTTTATTCCTCTTTCTTTTGCTAAGTTTCTAACTTCCAAATTCACTTCTGAACTATCTGTTCCAATAATTACAAAATCTATATCATCAAGATCATCCTTCTCAAAAGGTCGTTCAAATGATTTAATATTAGAATGTTTTTCTATAACTGCTTTCAATTTTGGATATATAATAGTTCCCACTATAGTTATAGCAATATTAGAATTTTGCCTCAATAATGTTTCTGTTTTTTCTAAACCTACGTTTCCACCACCTACTATTAAAAAATGAGCCGTTTCAGTTTTAAGAAATACTGGAAATAATGTATTATTACTCATGTTTATTATTTTTAAAAGACAGTTTATGAAACAATGAAAACCTAACAATATCTCTATTATAAAAATCAACACCTGACGATTGTTGTTGAAACCAATTCATATATCCAATTTCTACTGAAATTGACGGATTAATAACATAATTCAATCCTAAATAAATTCTATTCTGATTAAATGTGTTTTTCACAATTTTTTTCCCAACGTTTAGCATTACTTCGTCCTTTATTTTTAAAATAACTTTATCTGATTTTTCTTTTTCAAATAGTAAAAAATCTAAACCTAACTGATATCTAAATCTGAAATTAGAAAACTTATACTCATTTGTTCTATGATCATCTTTTAGAACATTAAAGAATCGTGCTTCTAGCTTATACCTTTGTAAAATTGTAAAAAATGAAACTTTTTGTTTATTGCTAATTCCAACATCTGGTCTTAATTCAGGAATTACTTGTTTACTTTCTGAATTTGGATTATGTGAACTTTGCAAAAAAAATGTAAGTCCAACAGATGAATTCCATTTATCTATTAATTTTCTTTCTAGATTAGTTCTAAAAACCAATTGATGTTGGGCTGTTGGTTTTACAAATTGCCTTTCTTGTATTTCACTTTTTAAATTCCAGTTATCATTTATGTTTAAAATATTATAATATCCGTACCAAATTAATTGCTGTTTTGTTATATTTTTTTGAGCTTGAACTGCTTTTTGGGAAAGTAAAAGCATGAGTATTACTTTCCCAATTAGTTTTATTTTTTTAAAGAATTGCTCTAAATGCAAAATCCCCAAAGGTTTCGCCTTGATTTCTTTCATTTACGTATCTCCCTAACAATGAGTCTACTTCTTCTAAAATCTGAGACTCTGTCTGTTTTTCTTTGTATAATTTATTCAATCGTTCGCCATATCTATCTCCTCCTAACATAAAATTATACTGTTCTGGTCCTGTCCCAATGAATCCTAATTCAGACACATACGGCCTTCCACATCCATTAGGACAACCTGTCATACGAATAGTAATTTCATCATTTTGTAAGTTATATTTTTCTAAAATAGGTTCTATTTTTGTAACCAAAACAGGCAAGTATCTTTGTGCTTCTGCTAATGCTAATGGACATGTAGGCAAAGCAACACAAGCCATGGAGTTCTTTCTTAAAACACTATCTTCTTTTGCAATATTAAATTGCTCAATTAATTGCTCAATTTTAACTTTATTTTCATTTGAAACTTCTCCTAAAATTAGATTTTGATTCCCAGAAAATATAAAATTAGACACATTCAATTTTGCTACTCCATATAAAAACTCTTTCTGATATGGTTTAATTACACCATGTTCTACAAAAAGAGTATAGAACCATTTTCCTTCATGATTTTGTTCCCATCCGAAACGATCTGAGCGTTCTGTAAATTCAAATGGTTTTTCTGGAGCTAATTTAAATCCGATTCTTTTTTCCAACTCTTCTTTAAATCCTTCTACAGTTAATTTATCAACTGTGTATTTCAAACGAGATAATTTTCTATCTACACGATTACCAAAATCTCTTTGAACTGTTAAAATCTCATAAACCGCTTTTAATGTTTTTTCTTCCGTATCAGTAAATCCAATAATACTTCCTAATCTTGAATATGTATTTGGATTTCCGTGTGTTGTTGCCAAACCACCTCCTATAGCAATATTAAATCCTTTTAGCTCATTGTTTTCTACGATTGCAATTAAACCAATATCATTTGTAAAAACATCCACATCATTACTAGGAGGAATAGCAATTGCTATTTTAAATTTTCTTGGCAAATATCTATCTTCATATAATGGATCTGCTTCAGATGAACGCTCATATATTTTTTCACCATCAATAAAAACATCATAATATGATTGTGTTTTAGGTAACAACAAAGTCGAAATTTTGTCAGCATATTCATAAATTTCTTTATGTAACGGTGATAATTGCGGATGAGAACTTGCAATAACATTACGATTCACATCTCCACAAGCTGCTATTGAATCTAATTTTGCAACATTAAAAGCTTGAATAGTTGGTCGTAATTGATGTTTTAAAAGCCCATGTAATTGTAACGTTTGACGCGTCGTTATTTTCAATATTCCTGTTCCGTATTCTTCGGAAATATCATGAGTTGCAATCCATTGTTCTGCATTAATAACACCTCCAGGAATTCTTAAGCGAATCATGAAAGAGTATAATTTATCTAATTTTTTCGCTGCTCTTTCTGCTCTACGATCTCTATCATCTTGAACATACATTCCATGAAACTTCACTAATGTTTCGTCATCTGGACGAACATTTCCTGTGTGATTATCTAAATCAATACTTTCTTTTAACGTACCTCTAAGTCCGTCACTTTTTGTTTTTATAGCTTCTATTGGTGACAATTTTTCGCTCATTTTGTTCTATTTTAAGTTTATTTTTTTTTGGTCTTATTGAATCTTAAACCAATATTAATACACGTCTTTTTGATATTTTCCAGCAACTTCTAAGTCCTCCAAAACTTGTTTTGCTTCTTCTAATGATATATTTCTTTCCTGAACTAAAACATCAAGAATAGCATTTTCAACATCAATACTCATTGGATTTTTTTGTCCACAGATATACAAACTTGCTCCATTTTCAATCCATTTATTGAATTCATTTGCTTTTTCACGAATGCGATCTTGTACATAAATTTTCTTTTCTTGATCTCTTGAGAACGCAGTATCTAATTTTGTCAAGACTCCTGTAGTAATCCATTCCTGAATTTCAGTTTGGTAATAAAAATCTAAGACAAAATGTTGCTCACCAAAAAACAACCAATTCTTTCCTTCTGCTCCAGTAGCATCTCTGTGCGCAATAAAACTTCTAAATGGAGCAATTCCTGTTCCTGGACCAATCATGATTATGTCTGTTTCTTCACTTGGTAATCTAAAATTCTGGTTTTTATGGATGTAAAAATCTATCTCTGTATTAATAGGATAATCTGCTAAAAACTGAGATGCTAATCCTGTTTTAAGAACTTCACCAATTTTAAATTTATTAAGATTTACGGTTAAATGCACTTCTCCATCGTGAGCTTCAGCCGATGATGATATTGAATACAATCGTGGAGCAATCGGTAATAAAACTGATATTAAATCTTCTATTTTTATTGATTTTGCATTAGGATATTGTTTTAAAACATCAATTAAATCTGTTTTTTCAAACTTAATATCTTCTTTTAAAAGTACCGACAATTGCTCTATAGAACGTTTACTCAATCCTTTTATATTTCTTTCTAAAAACCAGTTTTCAACAGTATTCTTTTGATCTTTTACTGTGATTTCTGTAGAAGAATTAAGTTCAAAATAATCTATTATAAACTCAACATCATTTTTACTGTTTTTTGGAATAATTCCAAGAGCATCACCTGGTTCATAATTAATTTCATCTTCAGATGATAACTCTATATGATATGTTTCTTTTTTAGAACCTACATCATTCAGGATAATTTTAGTACTTATTATTCCTTTGTAATTTTTTTTATGTTCGGTTGTGTTGCCTTTTACAACAGAAGCAACGTTAGTAGCCACAACTTCTTTCTTAAAGACAGATTGTAACTCTTTTTCCCAAACTAGAACATCTGGAGCAAAATCTACATCTGCTTTCACTAAAGGCAATAATCTTTTTGCTCCTTTTTGAGACAATACCTCATCGAGTAATACTCCTGCATTACAAAAAAGAGGATAAGAAGAATCTCCTAATCCAAAAACGGCATAAGATGTTCCACTCAAATCTAATGAAGTACTTTTTATATATTCATAAAATTCAACTGCATTTTGCGGAAACTCACCTTCTCCTTGTGTACTCATCACAAATAAAACTAAGCTTTCCTTTTCTAATTTAGCTTTGTCATATTGAAACACATCGATCGATTTAGCTTGTATTTTATTTTTCTTAAAAGAAGCTAATAACTGAGAGGCTATTTTTTTAGAATTACCTGTTTCTGTACCATAAATAATTAAAGGTTTGACTGCAACACTTTCAAGAACAGGAATTACAGGAGCTTGCGTTCCTATAAGATTCTTGTCTAAATATCCTGCTAAATATCCTTTTGTCCAGATAATCTCTTCTTTAGATGCACTTTGCACCAATTGTTGTAATAAGTTTAGTTTAGTATCAGATAGCATTTTGAAATAATATTTTATGATTATCGAAATAGGATTCTGTATTGTTTTTTTCAGAAAACCAAGCAAATTTTTGATGTAGGTTTACCACATTTCCTACAATTAATAAAGTAGGTACATATTCAAATTCAGGAAGTTCTTTCGTTTTCAATTCTTCAAATGAAAAAACTGTTGTTCTTTGATCTGGTGTTGTTGCTTGTTGCACAATTGCGATTCCTTTATTTTTATCAATTCCATTATTTAACAATTGATTTGATAGAGAGTTCAAGCGTTGTCCACTCATGTAAAAAACAAGCGTATCTTCTGTATTTGCCCAGTCTTTCCATTGTTCGTTTTTTACATTTTTAAGGTCATACAATGTTAAAAAGCGTACACCTCTTGAGTATTCTCTAGCAGTCAAAGGAATTCCTGTATAAGCCGCAGCACCAAAAGCCGCAGAAACACCAGGAACTATTTCATAAGGAATACCATTTTCAACTAGCACATTTAACTCATCCAATACATTAGAAAATAGCGACACATCACCTCCTTTTAATCTTAAAACCAATTTTCCTAATTGGGCAAACTCAACCATTAAATCATTAATATCTTTTTGTGGTGTATGAATTCCTTTTGAACATTGCTTTCCTACATAAATTACTTCTGCATCTTTTCTTGCGTACTCGTCAACTAAAACAGGAGAAACAAGTCTATCTGTTAAAACCACATCAGCAATTTGAAGATATTTTAATGCTTTTAAACTGATTAAATCAGGGTCACCAGGACCAGCACCAGCCAATATCACCTTTCCTTTATTTGAAATTTGTATCATATTTTCATTAGAATATAATTCTATTACTCTATAGAACAAGTAGAGTAAATAGCACTATAAAATTTAAATTATTAATTTATTTTAGAACAATCCTTCTACTGAAAGATATCGCTCACCTGTATCATAGTTAAATGTTAAAATAATAGCATTATCTGGTAATGATTCTATTTTTTTAGCCACCGCTGCCAAAGAAGCTCCTGTAGATATTCCTGCTAAAATCCCTTCTTTTAGGGCAATATTTTTCGCGAATTCAAAAGCATCTTCTTTTGTTACTTGAATAACTTCATCAATAAGATTAGCATCATAATTTCTTGGAACAAACCCAGCTCCAATTCCTTGCAATGGATGTGGTCCTGAAGCACCTCCACTTAAAACAGGAGACAATTCTGGCTCAACTGCAATTACTTTTAAATTTGGAAATTTTTGTTTTAAAACCGAAGCTACCCCAGTTATATGGCCACCTGTTCCAACCCCTGTAATAATATAATCTAATCCTTCTGGAAAATCTTGAATAATTTCTACCGCTGTTGTTGTTTTATGTGCTTCAACATTTGCTGGATTTTCAAATTGCTGAGGAGACCAAGCGT
It includes:
- a CDS encoding O-acetylhomoserine aminocarboxypropyltransferase/cysteine synthase family protein, with product MSTQKFSTNALHAGHDVSTNAGTRAVPIYQTTSYVFNNSDHAANLFGLTEAGYIYTRLNNPTNDVLEQRLAQLEGGLGAVVTASGTAAISTALLVLLKAGDHIVASSSLYGGTYNLLSVTLPRLGITTTFVDPSKAENFDNAIKENTRVIFAESLGNPKLDVLDLKAISTVAKSNKIPFIVDNTVATPYLLNPIAHGADIVIHSLTKYITGNGTSLGGVIIDAGKFDWSNGKFPEFTEPSAGYHGLKYYEVLGAASYIAKVRIEGLRDFGAALSPFNAFQTIQGLETLSIRIKKHSENTLALAKWLKNQEQVAWVNYPGLEDSVYHNLAKEYLPEGQSGIVTFGLKGGFEAAKKVADNTKLFSLLANIGDTKSLIIHPASTTHQQLSDTEQLSTGVSKDLIRLSVGLEDIEDLKADLKAVFETIAIESIV
- a CDS encoding TSUP family transporter — encoded protein: MSNNTLFPVFLKTETAHFLIVGGGNVGLEKTETLLRQNSNIAITIVGTIIYPKLKAVIEKHSNIKSFERPFEKDDLDDIDFVIIGTDSSEVNLEVRNLAKERGIKVNAADQPALCDFYLGSIVNKGSVKIAISTNGKSPVLARRMREYFTEIIPDDIENSVESLNKFRANHKGSFQEKLNDLNKLTQGFESVKKEGGQKKYKRLVFTLALSFLMFFVGFGLSTYVSFSSFKEGLNYIPNEFYYMLLIGFIAQLIDGAVGLGYGVTCATSMMLLGVKLPAISGSIHTAEMFSSAISGYSHYKFGNVNKKMLVWLAIFGVLGAVLGAYLLIYLGNEYEQIAYVVLSSYTFIIGIRLLVLAFKKIQLKKKIKFLGFLGFSGGFMDAFGGGGWGPIVTSTLLAKGRKSKYVIGTVSLAEFFVTMSASIVFFTSLGVSHWYIILGLILGGIVAAPIAARLAGKLPKKAALILVAFLVIVFSIRVFVKII
- a CDS encoding DUF2490 domain-containing protein, which encodes MKEIKAKPLGILHLEQFFKKIKLIGKVILMLLLSQKAVQAQKNITKQQLIWYGYYNILNINDNWNLKSEIQERQFVKPTAQHQLVFRTNLERKLIDKWNSSVGLTFFLQSSHNPNSESKQVIPELRPDVGISNKQKVSFFTILQRYKLEARFFNVLKDDHRTNEYKFSNFRFRYQLGLDFLLFEKEKSDKVILKIKDEVMLNVGKKIVKNTFNQNRIYLGLNYVINPSISVEIGYMNWFQQQSSGVDFYNRDIVRFSLFHKLSFKNNKHE
- a CDS encoding NADPH-dependent assimilatory sulfite reductase hemoprotein subunit, whose amino-acid sequence is MSEKLSPIEAIKTKSDGLRGTLKESIDLDNHTGNVRPDDETLVKFHGMYVQDDRDRRAERAAKKLDKLYSFMIRLRIPGGVINAEQWIATHDISEEYGTGILKITTRQTLQLHGLLKHQLRPTIQAFNVAKLDSIAACGDVNRNVIASSHPQLSPLHKEIYEYADKISTLLLPKTQSYYDVFIDGEKIYERSSEADPLYEDRYLPRKFKIAIAIPPSNDVDVFTNDIGLIAIVENNELKGFNIAIGGGLATTHGNPNTYSRLGSIIGFTDTEEKTLKAVYEILTVQRDFGNRVDRKLSRLKYTVDKLTVEGFKEELEKRIGFKLAPEKPFEFTERSDRFGWEQNHEGKWFYTLFVEHGVIKPYQKEFLYGVAKLNVSNFIFSGNQNLILGEVSNENKVKIEQLIEQFNIAKEDSVLRKNSMACVALPTCPLALAEAQRYLPVLVTKIEPILEKYNLQNDEITIRMTGCPNGCGRPYVSELGFIGTGPEQYNFMLGGDRYGERLNKLYKEKQTESQILEEVDSLLGRYVNERNQGETFGDFAFRAIL
- a CDS encoding diflavin oxidoreductase, which encodes MLSDTKLNLLQQLVQSASKEEIIWTKGYLAGYLDKNLIGTQAPVIPVLESVAVKPLIIYGTETGNSKKIASQLLASFKKNKIQAKSIDVFQYDKAKLEKESLVLFVMSTQGEGEFPQNAVEFYEYIKSTSLDLSGTSYAVFGLGDSSYPLFCNAGVLLDEVLSQKGAKRLLPLVKADVDFAPDVLVWEKELQSVFKKEVVATNVASVVKGNTTEHKKNYKGIISTKIILNDVGSKKETYHIELSSEDEINYEPGDALGIIPKNSKNDVEFIIDYFELNSSTEITVKDQKNTVENWFLERNIKGLSKRSIEQLSVLLKEDIKFEKTDLIDVLKQYPNAKSIKIEDLISVLLPIAPRLYSISSSAEAHDGEVHLTVNLNKFKIGEVLKTGLASQFLADYPINTEIDFYIHKNQNFRLPSEETDIIMIGPGTGIAPFRSFIAHRDATGAEGKNWLFFGEQHFVLDFYYQTEIQEWITTGVLTKLDTAFSRDQEKKIYVQDRIREKANEFNKWIENGASLYICGQKNPMSIDVENAILDVLVQERNISLEEAKQVLEDLEVAGKYQKDVY
- the cobA gene encoding uroporphyrinogen-III C-methyltransferase; the protein is MIQISNKGKVILAGAGPGDPDLISLKALKYLQIADVVLTDRLVSPVLVDEYARKDAEVIYVGKQCSKGIHTPQKDINDLMVEFAQLGKLVLRLKGGDVSLFSNVLDELNVLVENGIPYEIVPGVSAAFGAAAYTGIPLTAREYSRGVRFLTLYDLKNVKNEQWKDWANTEDTLVFYMSGQRLNSLSNQLLNNGIDKNKGIAIVQQATTPDQRTTVFSFEELKTKELPEFEYVPTLLIVGNVVNLHQKFAWFSEKNNTESYFDNHKILFQNAI
- the cysK gene encoding cysteine synthase A: MRVENVLQTIGNTPVVKINRLYGENKNVWIKLERTNPGNSIKDRIALGMIEDAEAKGLLNENSVIIEPTSGNTGIGLALVAAVKGYRVILVMPESMSIERRKLMEIYGAEFELTPREKGMKGAIERANELVKEIPNAWSPQQFENPANVEAHKTTTAVEIIQDFPEGLDYIITGVGTGGHITGVASVLKQKFPNLKVIAVEPELSPVLSGGASGPHPLQGIGAGFVPRNYDANLIDEVIQVTKEDAFEFAKNIALKEGILAGISTGASLAAVAKKIESLPDNAIILTFNYDTGERYLSVEGLF